Genomic DNA from Modestobacter versicolor:
GGCCGTCGAGGCGGTCGGCACCACGTCGGCGGCGGGCAGCAGCTCGGCGATCCGCCCGCGGCACTGGGCGAGCGCGTGCGGGTGGCTGGCCACCGTGCGCACCCCGGCCGCGGTCGTGCCGGGGCGGACGGCGAGCACGAAGCCCACCTCGAGGAAAACCTCGCGGGTGATGACCAGCGGGTCGCCGACCACGAGCCCGTCCATGGTCGCGGGCACCGAGCCCTCGACGGAGTTCTCCATCGGCACCAGCGCCGCCTCGCGCTCACCGGCCCGGACCGCGGCCAGGGCGGTGGCGATGCTCGCCTCGGGGTGGGCGGAGACCCCGGGCGTCGTCCCCAGGGACCCGACGAGCCTGACGAGAGCGGCCTCGGCGAAGGTACCCTCGGGCCCCAGATAGGCGAACCTCGTCGGCGCTGCGCTGTGTCCTGCACTCGGCATCCGGTGAGGGTAGTGCGGCCGTCCCGGGCACCGGCTCCAGTCGGGCCCCCGGGGCGGGGGGAGCTGCCTCGTCACCGGCCGGGCACGCGCGCGTCGCGTCCCCCGACAGCTGAGTGGAGGGATGCGTGAGTCCCGGGACCATCGACGTCCAGCAGCTGGAGACCGCCCGGTGGCGGTTGCTGGCCGCCAGCGACGCCGCCGACTCCCGGGTCTTCTCCGCCGAGCTCGCCCTCGTCGCCGGTGACCTGAGCGGCACCGGCGAGCCGTGCTGGGACGCCTGGGCCGCGGCCTTCACCGCCCGCGCCGCGCTGCTGGACGGCGACGTCGACGCCGCGGCGGCCGCCGTCGCCACCGCCCGGGCCGCGCTCGAGCGCTGCCACCCCACCTCCGAGCGCGCGCTGACGCTGGCCTACCTGGCGCACGTCGAGGTCGCCGCCGACCGGTTCGACGCCGCCCTGCACCTCGCCGTCGACGCCAGCCTGCTCGCCGACCAGGTCGCCGCCGAGGACCCGAGCCGGCCGCTGCACCAGGCCCACCACTGGCTGTCCCTCGCGCTGACCCGGCTCGACCTCGAGGAGCTCGCGGTCGCCCAGGCGCTGCGCGGGGTGCAGGTCGCCGCCGCGCTCCCCGACCTCGGCGACCAGTGGCAGCTGCTCCGGCTGTGCGCCCAGCAGCACGCCGAGCTGGCCCAGACCGTGCACCGCCGCGGCGAGCACCGGCGCTGCGCCGAGCTGGCCGACGTGGCCGTGCGCTGCGCGACCGCCGCGCGCGAGCTGCCCTGGGAGCCCACCGACGCCGACAGCGACCTGCTCGACGTCGTCCAGGCCTGGGCGATGACGCTGCGCGGCGAGCTCGACGACGCCCTGCCGCCGCTGCGCCGGGTGCGCCGGCACCTGGGGTCCGGCGGAGCCGCGCTGTGGCTGGTCGGCTACGCGGACCTGGCGCTGGCCCGGCTGCTCGGCCGGCTGTGCGCCCGCGACGCGCTGCCCGGCCGCCCGCACGGCGAGGAGGCCGTCGAGCTGCTGGTCGCCGCCTCGGGCGCCTTCGCCGCAGCCGGCGACCGGCGCCGGTACCGGCAGTGCCTGCTGGAGCTGGGCCAGGCGACGGCGGCGATGGGGCTGACCACCGAGGCGCTGCACTGGCTGGAGGCCTACCGGTCGGAGACCACCTCGGCGCACCTGCGCCACCGCGAGCTGTGGGCGGAGATGTTCGTCCGCCGCAGCCGGCTGCGGGAGGCCGAGCGGCAGACGGCGGTGCTCCGCCGCCACGCGCTGGAGGACACCCTCACCGGGCTGGGCAACCGGCGCAGCGCCGAGCGCCGGATGGGCGACCTGCGGATGGACCGCGAGGCGGTCTCGGTGGCGGTCGTGGACGTCGACGGCTTCAAGTCGGTCAACGACGCGAACTCGCACCTGCACGGTGACGCGGTCCTGCGCCGGGTCGCCGAGCTGCTCCGCCAGCACAGCCGCACCGGCGACGAGGTGTTCCGCTGGGCCGGCGACGAGTTCGTGGTGGTGCTGCCGAACACCGGCGAGGCGCAGGCGGTCGTCGCCATGGAGCGGCTGCGCAGCGCGGTCGCCGACGCCGACTGGGCGGCCCTCGACGTGCCGGTCCCGGTCACCGTGAGCATCGGCGTCGCCACCGCCGGGCCCCCCGGCACGCCGGGCCCGCGGTCGTGGCGGGAGCTGTTCGACAGCGCCGACCTGCACCTGTTCGGGGCCAAGCGCAGCGGCCGCAACCGGGTGCGCGCCGCGGGCGGGCAGCTGCCCGCACCGCCGAACCGGACCGCCGTGCTGCCCGCCGCCTCGGTCGACGAGCTGGTGGCCGAGGTGCTGGGCGGCGCCCGCCGCCGTCCGGGCTGGGCGTTCGACGACGGCGAGGTCGCCTCGTGAGCCGGTCCAGGACGACCCCGAGCGCCGGCGAGGCCGCCTCGTGAGCCTCCGGCGCGCGCGGGGTTCCGGTGAACCGCCCGCGCTGCTCCGGCGTGCCAGCCCCCCGGTGCGTGACACGTCCGCGCCCACGGGGCAGAGTGCCCTCGTGCCACCCGGGGTCCTGCACCAGCAGGTGAGCTCCGCCCTGGCGAACTGGCAGCTCGACGCCGCCGAGGCGCTGCTCCAGCAGATCGACGGCGACCTGCCGGCGACCCCGCAGGCCGAGCGCGGCCCCGCCCCGCTCACCTCCCTCGCCCGGGCCTGGGCCGACACGCTCCGCGCGGAGCTGCTCGTCCGCCGGCTGCGGCTGGCCGGCTACTCCCTGCTCGGCGACCCGCTCGTCGAGGGAGGTCCGGAGCAGGACGGCCCGCTGGACCTCAACCCGGCACCCCGCACCGGCGAGGACCCGAGCGGCACGGGCGCCCCCGTGGACCGCGACTCGCGCACCCGGTCGGCCACCCACGCCGCGCACGCGATCGCCCTGGTCCGCTCGGCGCGGGCGGCCTTCGACGCCCAGGACGACGACCTGCAGCGCGCCGCCGGGCTGGCCCGGCACGCCCGGATCGAGCTGCTCTCCCGGCGGGTCGACGCGGCGATGGACGAGGCGGTCGAGGCGGCCAGCCTGCTGGACCCGGGTCTCCCGCCCAGCCCGCTGCTGGTGCACACGCTGAGCTCGCTGGCCGCCGTCCTCGCCGACCTGGAGCTCATGCCGCTCGCGCTGGACTACCAGCAGCGGGCCGCGGACGCCGCCGAGCACCTGGCCGGCGTCCCGGGCGAGCGGGCCACCGACGTCGACCGCGACGCCGCGCGCCGGCTCGCCGCCGAGGCCGGCACCCGGCTGGCCGCGCTCTGCGCCGAGCTGGGCGAGGGCCTGCTCGACGACGGCAGCGTCGAGGCCGCCGCACCGCACTTCGCGCAGGCCCGCGAGCTCTCCGAGCGCGCGCTGGACCAGCTGCCGGCCGGCGACCGCGGCGTGCTCGACGCCCAGGTGGTGCGCGGCTGGTCGCTGGTCGGGGCCGGGCAGCACGCCCCCGCGGCCGCCCTGCTCCGCAGCGTGGTCGCCGCCCCCGCCGCCGCCGACGACCGCGCCCTCCTCGCCTCGGCCGAGCTCGGCCTGGGCCGCGCGCTGCGCCGCTCCGGCGAGCCCCGCGCCGCCGACGACCACCTGGCCGCCGGGCTGGCGCTGGCCACCGAGCACGGCCTCTCCCGGCTGCGCCGGGCCGCCCTGCGCGAGCTCTGCACGCTGCACGCCGAGCTGGACGACGCCGCCCGCGCGCTGCCGTACCTGCAGGCCTACCTGGCCGACGAGCTGGACCGGGTCGACGAGCGGCGCACCCGCTGGGTCGAGCTGTTCGGCCGGCGCAAGAGCCTGCTGGAGACCGAGCGGGCCGCCGGGCAGCTGCGCCGGCAGGCCTACGAGGACCCGCTCACCCACCTGCCCAACCGCCGCTACGCCGAGGCGCGCCTGGACGGGCTGCTGTCCGCGGGCGCGGTGCCGGCGCTGGCGGTGGTCGACATCGACCGGTTCAAGGCGATCAACGACGCCGCCGGGCACCCCGGTGGCGACGCCGTGCTGCGCGCCGTCGGGCAGCTGCTGGTCGACGGCTGCCGGGACACCGACGAGGTGTGCCGCTGGGCCGGCGACGAGTTCGTCATCCTGCTGCCGGACACCACCGCCGAGCAGGCCGAGCGGGCGATGGAGCGGATCCGCCGCTCGATCTCCGCCCACGACTGGTCTGCGCTCGGCGTCGAGGTGCCGGTGCGGATCAGCGTCGGCATCGCCCAGGCCGCCCGGGGCGACGACCGGCGCACGCTGTTCGCCGCCGCCGACGGCGTCCTGTACGACGCCAAGCGGGCCGGCCGCGACCGGGTCGTGCGGCTGTCCGGCGTGACCCAGACCCGGGACGCCGACCCGGTCGACGGCGAGGCGCTCGACACGACCTCCGCCGAGGTCCCGGAGCCGACCTCCCCGGCGTTTATGGTCGGCGGCGTGAGCCCCTCCCCGCTGGACGACCTGCCCGACGACCAGCGCGACGCCGACCCGGCCGACGCCGCCGGCGGCTTCGCCGGCCTGCTGGTGGAGCCCGCCGAGGAGCCGGCCGACGAGCCCGCGCCCGAGCCCGTCGTCGAGGCCGTCCTGCCGGACGAGGACGAGGACCCCGACGAAGGCCCCGCCCCGGCCTACTCGCGCAGCCCGCTCGACGAGCTGTTCGGCGGCCCGGTGCGCCGGCCCAGCGGTCGCCGGATCGGACCGGCCCAGCCGGCTCCCGAGCCGATCGCGCCGCCCGCTCCCCCGGTCGCCCCGCCCGTCGCACCGGCGGCCACGATCAGCACCCCCGTCACCGGCACCCCGGTGCCCCGGGAGCCCGTGCTCGCCACCGGTCCTGACGTCATCTGGGGCACCGGCCGCAGCACCGAGCAGGTGCTCGCGCTGGTCCGCGAGGCGCGGCGCGAGCACCCCGACCACCCGGCGGTCGTCGTCCGGGCCAGCGCGGACACCCTGGTCGCCCTGGCCAGCGAGCACGACGCGTACACGACGATGGACCACGCGGCGATGTCCGCGGCGGTCGGTCCGATCCCCGAGCCGGTCGGCCGGGTGGGGGTGCTCTGCGCCAGCAGCGGCGACACCCCGATCGCCGCCGAGGCCGCGTTCGTCGCCCGGGTCGCCGGCACCGAGGTGGTCCGCGTCGACGACGTCGGGGGCAGCCGCATCCGCCCGCTGATCACCGACCGCTCGCTGCTCACCGACGTCGACTGCCTGGTCGTCGTCGCCGGCCTGGACGCCGCGCTGGCCAGCGTGGTGAGCGGGCTGACCGAGGTGCCGGTGGTCGCCGTCCCGACCTCGGCCGGGCAGGGCGCCAGCTCCTTCGGCGGGTTCAGCGCGCTGCTCACCATGCTGAACTCGGCCGCCCCGGGGGTCGTGGTCAGCAACATCGACAACGGCTGGTCGGCCGGCGTCTTCGCCGCCCGGATCGCCCGCCGCACCGCACGCTGACGCCGCGCGACCTGCAGCCCACGGGGCCGGCCTACAGGTTGTAGCCGCCGGAGACCTCGATGTCCTGGGCGGTGATCCAGCCGGCCTCGTCGGAGAGCAGGAAGGCGATCACCTGGCCGATGTCGTCGGGCTCCCCGACACGGCCCAGCGCCGTCCTCGCGGCCAGCGGCGCGATCACCTCGGGGTGCTTGGTGAAGGCGTCGTCACCCAGCCGGGTGCGGGTGGAGCCGGGCGAGACGGAGTTGACCCGGATGCCGCGCACGCTGAGCTCCTTGGCCAGGTACCGGGTGAGCACCACCAGACCGCCCTTCAGCGTCCCGTAGGCCGAGAAGCCGGGCTCCATCCCGGAGAACAGCGCCGCGTTGCTCGTAGTGCTGACGATCGCCCCGCCGTCGGCGAGCAGCGGCAGCAGCGCCTGGGTGAGGAAGTACGGCCCGCGCAGCACCACCCGCTCGATCTCGTCGAACACCTCCTCGGTGGTGTCGGCGTACATCGCCATCCGGGCGATGCCGGCGTTGTTCACCAGCCCGGTGATCTGCTCGGCCTGCCAGGTGTCGGCGAGGACACCGCGCAGCTCGTCCCGGAAGGCCGGGAAGGTCTCGCTGCGACCGACGTCCAGCGGCAGTGCGACCGCGGTCCCGCCGAGTGCCTGGATCCGGGCCACGGTCTCGTGGGCACCGTCCGCGTTCGCGTTGTAGGTCAGGACGACGCCCTGACCGCGGGCGGCGAGCTGGACGGCGGCGCTCTGGCCGATGCCGGAGCTGGCACCGGTGACGACGGCGATGTTCACGGGGTCTCCTCGGGGTGGCGGGGCGCGGCGACCGGTGGGCCCGGAGTGCCTGATCGCGCCCTCGCTGCCACCGAGCCAACCAGCGGGCGCAGGCTCAACCGAGCCCGTTCCTGGCCCGCTCTTGCCTGATCCTGCTCGGGGTCGCCGCCACCTCCCTCCCAGGGTGGTTGACTCACCGCGTGCTCCTGGACGAGTTGCGCACCCTGGTCACCCGGTACGCCCGCGACGGGGCGACCGCGGCGCTGGACGGCGTCCTGGTCTCCGCCGTGACCGAGCCGGGCCCACCGACCGTGTCCTCGACCTGCACGGTCATGGCGCTGATCGCCCAGGGTGCCAAGACGCTGGTGCTCGGCGACCGGGTGCACGAGTACCGGGCCGGGCAGTACCTGGTGGCCTCGCTGGACCTGCCGGTCACCGGCCAGTTCACCGCGGCGAGCCCGGCGGCCCCTGCACTCGGGGTCGGGCTGGCCCTCCGGCCGGAGGTGATCGCCGAGCTGCTGCTGCACCCCGCGGCCGGCCGGCTCCCGCGCACCGCTGCCGCCCCGCCTGCCGTCGCGGTCAGCGACGCCTCCCGCGAGCTGCTGGACGCCGTCGTGCGGATGCTGCGGCTGCTCGACCGCCCGCGCGACCTGCCGGTGCTCGCGCCGATGATCGAGCGGGAGGTGCTGTGGTTGCTGATGAGCGGCGAGCAGGGCGCCACGGTGCGCCAGCTGGGCCTGGCCGACAGCAGCCTGAGCCGGGTGGGCACCGCCGTCCGCTGGATCCGCGACCACCACGCCGAGCCGATCCGGGTGGAGGACCTCGCGTCGATGACGCACCTGAGCCCCTCGGCGTTCCACCGCAGCTTCCAGGCGGTGACCGCGATGAGCCCCATCCAGTTCCAGAAGCAGATCCGGCTGCAGGAGGCCCGGATGCTGCTGATGGCCCGGCCGGGCGACGTCGCCGGGGCCGGGCACGCGGTGGGCTACGAGAGCGCCTCCCAGTTCAGCCGTGAGTACCGCCGCCAGTTCGGCACCTCCCCCGGCCGGGACGCCGCGCGGCTGCGGGAGATGATCGCCCGGTGACGATCGGGTGGCTGGACCTCGCGGCCGGGGCCAGCGGCGACATGCTGCTCGGCGCGCTGGTCGACGCCGGGGTGCCGCTGGAGGTGCTGGCCGGCGCGGTGTCCGCGCTGCCGGTGGAGGCGGTCACCCTCTCCACCGAGGCGGTCACCCGGCACGGGCTGGGGGCCACCCGGGTGCACGTGCACGCACCGCCCAGCGAGGTGCACCGCACCTGGTCCGACGTCCGCGCCCTGCTGGCCACGGCGGCGCTGCCCGGCGCCGTCCGGGACGGTGCGCTGGCGGTCTTCGAGCGGCTGGCGGTCGCCGAGGGCCGGGTGCACCGGGTGCCCGCCGACGAGGTCCACTTCCACGAGGTGGGTGCGCTGGACGCCCTCGCCGACGTGGTGGGCGTCGTCGCCGGCTTCGAGCACCTCGGGCTGGAGCGGCTCAGCGCCTCCCCGGTCGCCCTGGGCAGCGGTTCCGCCCGCGGGGCCCACGGCGTCGTCCCGGTGCCCGGGCCCGCCGTGCTCGAGCTGCTGGCCGGCGTCCCCGTCCTCGCCGGGCCGGTGCCCGCCGAGACCTGCACCCCGACCGGCGCCGCCCTGCTGGCCGCCCGCGTGCAGGAGTGGACGACGCTGCCGCCGATGCGGGTGCGCCGGGTCGGCAGCGGCGCGGGCGGGCGCGACCCGGTCGAGCTGCCCAACGTCGTCCGGCTGGTGCTCGGCGACCCGGTCGAGGTGGACCCGGCGGCCGGGCTGCTGCTGGAGACCAACGTCGACGACCTCGACCCGCGGCTGTGGCCCGGCGTGCTCGGCGAGCTGCTCGCCGCCGGGGCGTCGGACGCCTGGCTGACGCCGGTCCTGATGAAGAAGGGCCGGCCCGCGCACACCCTGTCGGTGCTGTGCTCCCCCGCGTCCCGGGCCGCCGTGCAGGCGGTCGTGGTGTCGGCGACGTCCACGATCGGCATGCGGGTGCAGCCGGTGCAGAAGGTCGCCCTCGACCGCACGCAGGGCAGCGTCGAGGTGCTGGGCGGCCGGGTCGGGGTGAAGGTGGCCAGCTCCGGCGGGCAGGTGGTGAACGTCAGCGTCGAGTTCGAGGACGTCGCGGCGCTGGCCCGGTCGCTGGGGCTGCCGGTCAAGGAGGTGCTGCGCGCCGCCACGGCCGCGGCGCACCGGGAGCACCCGGGGGCGTCGGCTACCCTGGCCCCCGTAGAAGGGGAGTAGCCCCCCGACCGCTGGTCGACATGCTGGCGCGCTCGCGCGCCCGGTCAGCGGGCCCGCGTCGCCGCGGGTGGGCGAGACCTTCCGCCCAGCAGTCCACCCGATGGTGCGCTGCCGGTCGGAGGCGTCTGCACACCCGGCCGGTCGCGCGAGCGAGAAAGAGAAACCGTGGTCCTCTCCGTCGTCCTGGCCGCCTTCGTGCTGATCCTCCCCGTGGAGCTGCCGGACAAGACCCTCTTCGCGACCCTGGTGCTGGCCACCCGGTTCCCGCCGCTGCCGGTGTTCGTCGGCGTCGGCGCGGCGTTCGGCCTGCAGGTGGCGATCGCGGTCACCGCCGGCTCGCTGCTGTCGCTGCTGCCCGAGGCGGTGGTCAGCGCGGTGGTGGCGGTGCTGTTCCTGGCCGGCGCCGTCCTGCTGTGGCGGGAGGCCCGCAAGGGAGCCGAGGACGACGAGGCGGCGGCGGCCAAGCGGGAGAACACCTCCTTCGTCCGGGCTGCGGCGATCTCGTTCGGCGTGCTGTTCGCCGCCGAGTGGGGCGACCTCTCCCAGCTGGCCACCGCCGGCCTGGCCGCCCGCTACGCCGAGCCGCTGTCGGTCTTCGTCGGCGCCTGGGCGGCGCTGCTGGTCATCTCCGGCCTCGCCGCCTTCCTCGGCCGCAAGCTGGCCGACCGGCTGCCGATCGCGCTGCTGCACCGGATCGCCGCCGGGCTGTTCCTGGTCTTCGCCGTCGTGGCGGTCGTGGAGACCGTCCGCGCGCTGACCTGACCGCCGCCCCCCGTTCGGGGCAGGCCGCTCAAGCCGCCGCCCCGCGGTGCCGACTCCCTTCCCACGGCCGGGAGTCGGCCAGAGCGGGAGCGGAGAGGTCATGGACACGATCAGGCTCGAGGAGTCGCAGGACGTCTTGGTGCAGACGGCGGCGGTCATCGCCGCCCAGCGTCAGTTCGCGCAGCGGCTGCGGCAGCGGACCGTCCCCGACCCGCTGACCGGTCTGCCGGTGCGCAGCCTGCTCATCGACCGGCTCGAGCTCGCCCTCGCGGCGGCCGGCCCGGACAGCGGCCGGCTCGCCGTCGTCTGCTGCAACCTCGACGGCATCACCACGCTGGAGGAGCTGCACGGCGTCGCCGTCGCCGACTCGGCCCGCGCCGAGGCTGCCGGCCGGCTGGTCACCGCGGTGCGCCAGGGCGACGTCGTCGCCCGGATCAGCGCCCAGACCTTCGTCCTGCTGTGCCCCGGCATCCACTCGGTCGAGGACGCCCAGGGCATCGCCCAGCGGATCGACGCGGCGTTCGACGAGCCGCTGCACCCCCGTCCCGACGTCGACCACAAGGTCCGGCTCAGCGCCGGGGTGGCCCTGTCCGGGCGCGCCTCGACCCCCGAGTCGCTCATCGCGTCGGCCAACGAGGCGATGACCCAGATCCGGCACGAGCGCCAGGGCAGCGGCCGGCACGGCTGAGCCCGTTCAGCCCAGGGTCGGCAGCCAGTCCGCCAGGGCGCGGCCGATCTCGTCGGGCGCGTCCTCCGGCACGAAGTGCGCCGCCGGCACCGTGACCTCGGTGAGGGCCGGCCAGCGGCGCACCACGTTCCGCTGCCGACCGACCAGGATCGACCCGGGGTCGGCGTTCACGAACAGCTTCGGCACCGGCGAGTGCGCCAGCCACTGGCCGTAGCGGTCGACGACGTCGTGCACGTCCGGCGGCACGTGCTCCAGCGGGATCTGCCGGGGCCACTCCAGGGTGGGCCAGCGGTCCTCCCGCTCGCGGAACGGCGCCCGGTACCGCTCGTGCGCCTCCGCGGACAGCCCGCGCAGCACCGACGCCGGCAGCACCTTCTCGACGAACACGTTCTCGTCGAGCACCTTGCGCTCGCCGTCCGGGCCGCGCATGGCCTGGAACACCCGCTTGGCGTCCCGCGGCCAGTCGGCCCAGATCATCGGGGTGACGATCGCCTCCATGAAGGCGATGCCGCGCACCGCGCCCGGGTTGCGGGCCGCCCAGTCGAAGCCGAGGCCCGAGCCCCAGTCGTGCAGCACGAACGTGACCCGCCGGTCGGCCTCGACGTGCGCCAGGAACCGGGACAGGTACCCGGCGTGGGTGGCGAAGGAGTACGTGCCGCGCTCGGCGCCTGGCAGCTTCGACGACTCCCCCATGCCGATCAGGTCCGGGGCGATGCACCGGCCGAGGTGCTGCACGTGCGGGATGACGTTGCGCCACAGGTAGGACGACGTCGGGTTGCCGTGCAGGAAGACGATCGGGTCGCCGGTGCCGACGTCGACGTAGGCCATCTCCGCCTCGCCGATCCGCACGCGCGAGCGGGGGAAGGCATCGTCGGCGGGCACGGGGGAGGACATGCCCGGGGAGTGCCCGGTCCGGTCGGCGTCCGAAACGGCTTGACCCTGACGCGACGTCAGGCTGTTCCGTGGACCTCGTCAGAGAGGAGGGGCGATGAGCTGGACGGTGGGTGAGCTGGCCCGGCTGGCCGGTGTCACGGTGCGCACGCTGCACCACTACTCGAAGGACCCCGCTGCCCCCCACCACTCGCAGGCTCGCGGCGGGCCCCTGCAGCGGGGCCGACAAAGGGCGTGCCGCATCCGGGCGAGGCTGGTGTACTTGCGGCCCGCCTGCAGGGGCCCGAGCCGAGCCTGCGAGGCGCGGGGGGCAGTCGGGTCCTTTCGCTGCGCCGGCAGCACCGGCTGCTGCGGGACCGGCTCGAGCGCACCCAGGAGATGGTCGCGGCCGTCGAGGAGGAGATGGAGGCACGGCAGATGGGGATCTCCCTGACGCCCGAGGAACGGTTCGAGGTGTTCGGCGACTGGCTCCCGGAGGAGTACGCCGCCGAGGCCGAGGAGAGGTGGGGCGACACCGAGGCGTGGACCCAGTCCCAGCGGCGCACCGCGGCGATGTCCAAGGAGGACTGGCTGCGGGTCAAGGCCGAGTCGGACGACGTCGAGCGGCGGTTCGCCACCGCGATGGCGGCCGGGGTGGCGCCCGACTCGGCGCACGCGATGGACGTCGCCGAGGAGCACCGGCAGCACATCACCCGGTGGTCCTACGACTGCCCGCCGGCGATGCACGCCGGGCTCGGGCAGCTGTACGTCGACGACCCGCGGTTCACCGCCTACTACGAGCGGATCGCGCCGGGCCTGGCGCAGTACCTGAGCACCGCGGTCCAGGCCAACGCCGCCCGGCAGGGCTGACCACCCGGGTGCGGGCTCCGGCCGCGGAGCCCGCATCCTGGCGGGGTGCGGTGGGCGATCGGACGGCTGCAGCAGCCGTGGGTGCAGCGCGGGATCCGGGCGGCGCTGGCCGCGGGGCTGGCCTGGCAGGCGGCGCTGCTCCTGCCGCCCACGCTCTCCGACTACGCCTACTACGCCCCGCTCGGCGCGATCATCGCCGTCTCCCCCACCGTCGCCGACTCCGCCTCGGCCGCCTGGCGCACCGTGCTGGCGATCCTGCTCGGCTTCGCCCTCGCGGTGGTCGTCTACGAGGCCACCCGCGGGGTGCCGGACACCCTGACCATCGCGCTGATCGTGGCGCTGGCGATCGGCCTGGAGCAGTGGCCGCTGCTCCGGGAGCAGGCCAGCTGGGTGAGCTTCGCCGCCGTCCTGATGGTCACGGTGGGCACCAGCGACCCGGCCGAGTACGCGCTGCGGTACGCCGGGCTGACACTGCTCGGCGCGGCCGTCGGCGTGCTGGTGACGACGCTGCTGTTCCCGCCGCTGCAGCTGACCACCGCGGTGCGCCGGGTGGCCCTCGCCCGCGAGCTGCTGGCCGCGCACCTGGAGGAGATCGCCGGCGGGCTGCGCACCGGGCAGGTGCCCGAGCCAGGCGAGTGGACAGCGCGCACCGCGGTGCTCGGCCGGGCGCTGGACGGGATGCGCAGCGCCGAGGCCCAGGTCGAGCGGGCCCGGCGGGCCAACCCGCGGGCGCACCGGTGGCAGGGCACGGCCGGCAGCATCCGGGAGCAGTCCCGCGCGCTGGACCGGGTCGCCGTCCTGGTCGACGACCTGACCACGCTGGTGGTCGAGTTCCAGCCGCACCGCCGCGGGCTGGACCGGGTGGACGGCGCGACCGGGTGGGTGCTCGCCGACGCCCTCGAGGGGCTGGCCCGCGTCGTCCGCATCCCGTACCACGCGACCGACACCGAACCGGACGAGCGGGACGCCGCCATCGACGCCGCGGTCGCCGCGCTGGAGCGGCTGACCACGCTGCTGCGGACGTCGGCCATCGCCGACGACGAGGGCTTCTTCGCCCTGGGCGCGGTCACGGTCGGGATGCACCGCTCCCTGCAGACGCTGGAGGCGCACGTGCGCTTCCCCGCCACCGCCTGACGACGTTGCACGTGGAACCACGCCGTCAGCGAAACCGGACGACCCCGGTCCGGAGCCCGGCTAAGGTCCTGTCCTCGTGAGCCGCATCGCTGAGACCCTCGTCCCGGCGCGGCTGGGCACCGGCTTCCGGTGGCTGCTGGCGTCGTCCTGGATCTCCCAGCTCGGCGACGGGATCGCGCTGGCCGCCGGGCCGCTGCTGGTGGCCTCGCTGACCGGCGACGCCCTGCTGGTCGCCCTCGCCGCGACCGTGCAGTGGCTGCCGCCGCTGCTGTTCGGGCTGCTCGCCGGCGCGCTCACCGACCGGCTGGACCGGCGGCTGATCGTTGTCACCGTGGACGTCGCGCGCGCCGTCGTCCTGGCCGTGCTGACCCTCGCGGTGGCGACCGACCGGGTGTCCATCGTCGCCGTGCTGGCCGCGCTGTTCCTGCTGGCCACCGCCGAGGTGTTCGCCGACAACAGCTCGCAGACCCTGGTGCCGATGCTGGTGGCCCGGGACGACCTGGCGATCGCCAACTCCCGGC
This window encodes:
- a CDS encoding SDR family NAD(P)-dependent oxidoreductase — encoded protein: MNIAVVTGASSGIGQSAAVQLAARGQGVVLTYNANADGAHETVARIQALGGTAVALPLDVGRSETFPAFRDELRGVLADTWQAEQITGLVNNAGIARMAMYADTTEEVFDEIERVVLRGPYFLTQALLPLLADGGAIVSTTSNAALFSGMEPGFSAYGTLKGGLVVLTRYLAKELSVRGIRVNSVSPGSTRTRLGDDAFTKHPEVIAPLAARTALGRVGEPDDIGQVIAFLLSDEAGWITAQDIEVSGGYNL
- a CDS encoding diguanylate cyclase domain-containing protein, which encodes MPPGVLHQQVSSALANWQLDAAEALLQQIDGDLPATPQAERGPAPLTSLARAWADTLRAELLVRRLRLAGYSLLGDPLVEGGPEQDGPLDLNPAPRTGEDPSGTGAPVDRDSRTRSATHAAHAIALVRSARAAFDAQDDDLQRAAGLARHARIELLSRRVDAAMDEAVEAASLLDPGLPPSPLLVHTLSSLAAVLADLELMPLALDYQQRAADAAEHLAGVPGERATDVDRDAARRLAAEAGTRLAALCAELGEGLLDDGSVEAAAPHFAQARELSERALDQLPAGDRGVLDAQVVRGWSLVGAGQHAPAAALLRSVVAAPAAADDRALLASAELGLGRALRRSGEPRAADDHLAAGLALATEHGLSRLRRAALRELCTLHAELDDAARALPYLQAYLADELDRVDERRTRWVELFGRRKSLLETERAAGQLRRQAYEDPLTHLPNRRYAEARLDGLLSAGAVPALAVVDIDRFKAINDAAGHPGGDAVLRAVGQLLVDGCRDTDEVCRWAGDEFVILLPDTTAEQAERAMERIRRSISAHDWSALGVEVPVRISVGIAQAARGDDRRTLFAAADGVLYDAKRAGRDRVVRLSGVTQTRDADPVDGEALDTTSAEVPEPTSPAFMVGGVSPSPLDDLPDDQRDADPADAAGGFAGLLVEPAEEPADEPAPEPVVEAVLPDEDEDPDEGPAPAYSRSPLDELFGGPVRRPSGRRIGPAQPAPEPIAPPAPPVAPPVAPAATISTPVTGTPVPREPVLATGPDVIWGTGRSTEQVLALVREARREHPDHPAVVVRASADTLVALASEHDAYTTMDHAAMSAAVGPIPEPVGRVGVLCASSGDTPIAAEAAFVARVAGTEVVRVDDVGGSRIRPLITDRSLLTDVDCLVVVAGLDAALASVVSGLTEVPVVAVPTSAGQGASSFGGFSALLTMLNSAAPGVVVSNIDNGWSAGVFAARIARRTAR
- a CDS encoding AraC family transcriptional regulator, which encodes MLLDELRTLVTRYARDGATAALDGVLVSAVTEPGPPTVSSTCTVMALIAQGAKTLVLGDRVHEYRAGQYLVASLDLPVTGQFTAASPAAPALGVGLALRPEVIAELLLHPAAGRLPRTAAAPPAVAVSDASRELLDAVVRMLRLLDRPRDLPVLAPMIEREVLWLLMSGEQGATVRQLGLADSSLSRVGTAVRWIRDHHAEPIRVEDLASMTHLSPSAFHRSFQAVTAMSPIQFQKQIRLQEARMLLMARPGDVAGAGHAVGYESASQFSREYRRQFGTSPGRDAARLREMIAR
- the larC gene encoding nickel pincer cofactor biosynthesis protein LarC, with product MTIGWLDLAAGASGDMLLGALVDAGVPLEVLAGAVSALPVEAVTLSTEAVTRHGLGATRVHVHAPPSEVHRTWSDVRALLATAALPGAVRDGALAVFERLAVAEGRVHRVPADEVHFHEVGALDALADVVGVVAGFEHLGLERLSASPVALGSGSARGAHGVVPVPGPAVLELLAGVPVLAGPVPAETCTPTGAALLAARVQEWTTLPPMRVRRVGSGAGGRDPVELPNVVRLVLGDPVEVDPAAGLLLETNVDDLDPRLWPGVLGELLAAGASDAWLTPVLMKKGRPAHTLSVLCSPASRAAVQAVVVSATSTIGMRVQPVQKVALDRTQGSVEVLGGRVGVKVASSGGQVVNVSVEFEDVAALARSLGLPVKEVLRAATAAAHREHPGASATLAPVEGE
- a CDS encoding diguanylate cyclase, which codes for MSPGTIDVQQLETARWRLLAASDAADSRVFSAELALVAGDLSGTGEPCWDAWAAAFTARAALLDGDVDAAAAAVATARAALERCHPTSERALTLAYLAHVEVAADRFDAALHLAVDASLLADQVAAEDPSRPLHQAHHWLSLALTRLDLEELAVAQALRGVQVAAALPDLGDQWQLLRLCAQQHAELAQTVHRRGEHRRCAELADVAVRCATAARELPWEPTDADSDLLDVVQAWAMTLRGELDDALPPLRRVRRHLGSGGAALWLVGYADLALARLLGRLCARDALPGRPHGEEAVELLVAASGAFAAAGDRRRYRQCLLELGQATAAMGLTTEALHWLEAYRSETTSAHLRHRELWAEMFVRRSRLREAERQTAVLRRHALEDTLTGLGNRRSAERRMGDLRMDREAVSVAVVDVDGFKSVNDANSHLHGDAVLRRVAELLRQHSRTGDEVFRWAGDEFVVVLPNTGEAQAVVAMERLRSAVADADWAALDVPVPVTVSIGVATAGPPGTPGPRSWRELFDSADLHLFGAKRSGRNRVRAAGGQLPAPPNRTAVLPAASVDELVAEVLGGARRRPGWAFDDGEVAS